The following are encoded in a window of Spea bombifrons isolate aSpeBom1 chromosome 2, aSpeBom1.2.pri, whole genome shotgun sequence genomic DNA:
- the LOC128474565 gene encoding protein N-lysine methyltransferase METTL21D-like → MFLRKLERSDGTVLAIQQLSSGDVGCVVWDAAIVLSKFLEGEEFVGPGFHKLRGRSVLELGSGTGIVGIMAATLGADVTLTDLEDLKDLMNVNIESNKDLITGSCRAKVLKWGEDVTEFLPSPNYILMADCIYYEESLCLLLKTLKDLCSLETCILCCYEQRTTGKNPEIERRFFELLGVDFEFEEVPLEKHDAEYQSEDIHILRVYKKK, encoded by the exons ATGTTTTTGCGGAAGCTGGAGCGCAGTGATGGGACGGTTCTGGCGATTCAGCAGCTGAGCTCCGGAGACGTAGGCTGCGTGGTGTGGGACGCCGCTATCGTACTATCCAAGTTCCTGGAGGGCGAGGAGTTTGTGGGCCCTGGATTCCATAAGCTGAGGGGGAGATCGGTTCTGGAGCTGGGGTCTGGCACCGGCATTGTAGGGATCATGGCGGCAACCCTCGG gGCAGACGTCACGTTGACGGATCTTGAAGACTTGAAGGACTTGATGAACGTGAACATTGAAAGCAACAAGGATCTAATCACCGGTAGCTGCCGAGCGAAGGTACTAAAATG gggTGAGGATGTCACAGAGTTCCTGCCTTCACCTAACTACATTTTGATGGCGGACTGCATATACTATGAAGAG TCCTTGTGTCTGCTGCTGAAGACCCTTAAAGATCTCTGTAGCCTGGAGACTTGTATCCTGTGCTGTTACGAACAAAGAACCACTGGGAAAAACCCTGAAAttgaaagaagattttttgag CTGCTGGGGGTTGACTTTGAGTTTGAAGAAGTACCTTTGGAGAAACACGATGCAGAGTACCAGAGTGAAGACATTCATATCCTGAGagtttataagaaaaaatag